A portion of the Bactrocera neohumeralis isolate Rockhampton chromosome 2, APGP_CSIRO_Bneo_wtdbg2-racon-allhic-juicebox.fasta_v2, whole genome shotgun sequence genome contains these proteins:
- the LOC126763310 gene encoding homeobox protein prospero isoform X2: MMSSEEDTECFGLYNDDKLLLKASTAASLSKLAEPSSSPPLLELETDCVIKQETPLLLPPPTPPLQTAKSAKTNTNQNHKNNSNNANVCSNNKSKINSINSTTGNSTALEETHESDLIEDDNVNGGNNDDDDDDNDVVVILEGVASSNEGTNNSQRQNRLRNSSRSRSRSRSGSSVSGSGSGSGKQQVVQVVHVTERANESSPCGAVNKTITCTANLAIRSKSISVGISSSKSNKKNTSLSSSSEYLVNKSSNSSNNCTSANKINVNGNSVLGLESKLFSGFQDNTSPTPLSLPLPVSPTPSSPLLPPTATAFMSSAAAAVAGAAGGALYGALLNQTTSSSNNTLNNSNATASNNNPHNSANVSVSASSSPTASLLSGNFTAALGSLFTANGFGSAKMLNELFGRQMKQAQDATSGLPATLDNAMLAAAMESATSAELLSAAGLVNSLGLNATSKLLNNNTINSLNSLSNASASATSALNNGNAISDNHQSLNATSASQSPKNRRVSNCSDRSLDEVNSRAGDLCSPPRAPSASSTSVVLGAVNSSERTSPNVQQQQQQQQQQNELAHHMLRNILQGKKELMQLDQELRSVMNQQQQLADNQNTLKHNNNNLSANNNNNLEDKESNNVINLLEDTMSDIKIKCEPNQLPNNSESATAESRKSSDSDVADSQQDEDQQSEGDNMDQQHMDEQDEQPHSNLTVGVTKKEADDILEDVELMGLNSRSDLESLASPSQSEMMLLENSKDELEEELEKDVAATMSKKPGMDMKRARVENIITTMRSSPSSHQSHLQVNGCKKRKLYQPQQHAMERYVAAAAGLNFGLNLQSMMLDEEASNEMESPQIQQKRVEKNALKSQLRSMQEQLAEMQQKYVQLCSRMEQESECQDIDDTASDSMEQDDNGGDLSPSPSLTGESGLIDKIQTDGERPSSTSPNLPIKSRKHLTSQNSIALDNAPNVLSQMMSKMMSSRSLVGHPHMQQSFSGPLPLLQHMPQMQGDAGAAHLSHPAISNAAAMYLGQQFLFEQEARMAKEAAEQQERQQQQQQQQQHQLQQQQQQQQQQEQEQQRRFEQEQQQRRKEEKQQQQQQQQQQQAQQQAAQQLQRQHQLQQLQQQHLEQTTPTVSINQTTRSQLHHNRLNQRHANHSSLKSELSEKFNMLRSSSNSIMRMSGSDLEGLADVLKSEITTSLSALVDTIVTRFVHQRRLFSKQSDSVAAAAEQLNKDLLMASQILDRKSPRTKVADRSHSNAIINNNSNIPNSAAGQPVVSGNTVNASSVQSAAAIFQAPKTPQGMNPVAAAALYNSMTTGGSNQMNPFCMPEARDVQQQQQQQQQQQQQQQQQQQQQQQQQQQQQLEQNEALSLVVTPKKKRHKVTDTRITPRTVSRILAQDGVVPPNSVTANSMLDGGSKFVPMVGQPNQQQQPNTNQTNCNAPIVGSNSANVTPVNVNTTGSIGNIGNNNTTPAQSPSPRAQAPTYHPPPPPPPMLPVSLPTSVAIPNPSLHESQVFSPYSPFFNPHPPHAPPPPPHGPHSGAHNTPTAAQMHHMKMSSSPPGLGGLIDSRESPPLPHPPSMLHPALLAAAHHGGSPDYSAHLRAAMDAQDRNSDCNSADMQFDGMQPTISFLKQQMIKNSDSLTPLHSSTLTPMHLRKAKLMFFWVRYPSSAVLKMYFPDIKFNKNNTAQLVKWFSNFREFYYIQMEKYARQAVTEGVKCADELHVGGDSELYRVLNLHYNRNNHIEVPQNFRFVIEQTLREFFRAIQGGKDTEQSWKKAIYKVISRMDDAVPEYFKSPNFLEQLE; this comes from the exons ATGATGTCATCGGAAGAGGACACAGAGTGTTTCGGATTGTACAACGATGATAAATTACTACTAAAGGCGTCCACAGCAGCATCATTATCTAAACTGGCAGAGCCCTCGTCTTCACCGCCGTTACTGGAATTAGAAACCGATTGTGTGATAAAGCAAGAAACACCATTACTATTGCCACCCCCAACACCACCATTACAAACGGCGAAGAGCGCAAAAACCAACACCAaccaaaatcacaaaaacaataGTAACAACGCCAACGTCTGtagtaataataaaagcaaaatcaacAGCATTAACAGTACAACTGGCAATAGCACGGCTCTCGAAGAGACACACGAAAGCGACCTTATCGAAGACGACAACGTCAACGGTGGCaacaacgacgacgacgacgacgataaCGACGTCGTAGTCATACTCGAAGGTGTCGCAAGCAGCAACGAGGGCACCAATAATAGCCAGAGACAGAATCGCCTTCGTAACAGCAGCCGTAGTCGTAGTCGAAGTCGCAGTGGCAGCAGTgtcagcggcagcggcagcggtaGTGGCAAACAACAAGTCGTGCAAGTCGTGCATGTCACTGAGCGAGCAAACGAAAGTAGTCCGTGTGGTGCCGTCAACAAGACAATAACGTGCACCGCTAACTTAGCAATACGTTCAAAGTCAATATCTGTAGGAATATCATCGTCGAAGTCAAATAAAAAGAACACGTCCTTATCGTCATCGAGTGAATATCTTGTTAATAAGAGCAGTAACAGTAGTAATAACTGTACCAGTGCTAATAAAATAAACGTGAACGGTAATAGTGTTTTAGGTCTagaatcgaaattattttcgGGGTTCCAAGATAATACGAGTCCAACGCCGTTGTCATTGCCCTTGCCGGTTTCGCCAACGCCGTCATCCCCGCTCTTGCCGCCAACAGCGACTGCCTTCATGAGTAGTGCTGCTGCGGCTGTCGCGGGCGCTGCTGGAGGAGCTCTCTATGGAGCCTTATTGAATCAGACAACTTCGTCGTCCAATAACACGCTTAACAACAGCAACGCTACTGCTAGTAATAATAATCCACATAACAGTGCAAACGTTTCCGTATCCGCTTCCTCATCGCCAACAGCATCGTTGCTGTCCGGTAATTTTACAGCGGCTCTTGGCAGCCTCTTCACAGCAAACGGTTTCGGTTCAGCAAAAATGTTGAATGAGTTATTCGGTCGACAAATGAAGCAAGCACAGGATGCTACAAGCGGATTACCCGCTACTTTAGACAATGCCATGTTAGCTGCGGCAATGGAATCGGCCACCAGCGCTGAACTGTTGAGTGCAGCAGGCTTGGTGAATAGCTTAGGCCTCAATGCCACCAGCAAATTGCTCAATAATAATACCATAAACAGTTTGAATAGTTTAAGCAATGCCAGTGCGTCTGCAACGTCCGCTCTAAATAACGGCAATGCCATTTCTGATAATCACCAATCGTTGAATGCCACATCTGCCTCTCAATCGCCAAAGAACCGCCGTGTGAGCAATTGTAGTGATCGATCTTTGGACGAAGTGAACTCGCGAGCTGGTGATTTGTGCTCACCACCACGTGCACCTTCTGCCAGCTCAACATCTGTGGTACTAGGCGCTGTGAATTCTTCTGAAAGAACCTCACCAAATgttcaacaacagcaacagcagcaacaacaacaaaatgagtTAGCTCACCATATGctaagaaatattttgcaagGTAAGAAAGAGCTCATGCAGCTAGACCAAGAGCTACGATCAGTAATgaatcaacaacagcaactcgCAGATAATCAGAACACGCTaaagcataataataataatttgtccgctaacaataacaataatttggAAGATAAAGAATCGAATAATGTAATCAATCTATTGGAGGACACCATGTCTGACATTAAAATTAAGTGCGAGCCCAATCAGTTGCCAAATAATTCTGAGTCTGCGACTGCAGAAAGTAGGAAGTCATCTGATTCTGACGTTGCCGATTCTCAGCAGGATGAAGACCAACAGTCTGAGGGCGATAACATGGATCAACAGCACATGGATGAGCAGGATGAGCAACCGCATTCAAACCTAACGGTGGGAGTAACTAAAAAGGAAGCTGATGACATCCTAGAAGATGTAGAATTAATGGGTCTGAATTCGCGGTCCGATTTAGAGTCATTGGCCTCACCTAGCCAATCTGAGATGATGCTCTTAGAGAACAGCAAGGATGAGTTAGAAGAGGAGCTTGAAAAGGATGTCGCCGCTACCATGTCCAAAAAACCAGGAATGGATATGAAAAGAGCTCGAGTCGAAAACATTATTACCACAATGCGTTCTAGTCCATCGTCTCATCAGTCGCACTTGCAAGTTAATGGATGTAAGAAACGAAAACTATATCAACCGCAACAACATGCAATGGAACGATATGTGGCTGCTGCTGCGGGTTTGAATTTTGGTTTGAACTTACAAAGTATGATGTTGGATGAAGAAGCATCCAATGAAATGGAATCACCCCAAATTCAGCAAAAGCGTGTGGAGAAAAATGCACTGAAGTCACAGTTGCGTTCAATGCAGGAGCAACTGGCTGAAATGCAGCAAAAGTATGTGCAATTATGTTCAAGAATGGAGCAAGAATCAGAATGTCAGGACATTGATGATACCGCAAGTGATAGTATGGAACAGGATGACAATGGAGGGGATCTCTCACCATCGCCATCCCTGACCGGCGAATCGGGTTTAATTGATAAAATTCAAACGGACGGAGAACGACCGAGTTCTACTTCACCCAATTTACCAATAAAATCTCGCAAGCACTTAACCTCACAAAATTCCATAGCCCTAGATAACGCTCCAAATGTGCTATCACAAATGATGAGCAAAATGATGTCATCGCGATCACTCGTGGGGCATCCACATATGCAGCAGTCATTTAGCGGTCCATTGCCTTTGCTGCAACATATGCCACAAATGCAAGGTGACGCCGGAGCTGCCCATTTGTCTCATCCCGCCATAAGTAATGCTGCCGCTATGTACCTGGGGCAACAGTTTCTCTTTGAGCAGGAAGCACGTATGGCAAAGGAAGCTGCTGAGCAGCAagaaagacaacaacaacaacagcagcaacaacagcatcaactacagcaacagcaacaacaacagcagcagcaggagCAGGAGCAACAAAGGCGATTTGAACAAGAGCAACAGCAACGTCGTAAGGAggagaaacaacaacaacaacaacagcagcagcagcaacaggcCCAGCAACAAGCTGCACAACAACTTCAGCGCCAACATCAGTTACAACAGTTGCAACAACAGCATCTGGAGCAAACCACACCGACTGTCTCCATAAACCAAACAACCCGCTCACAGCTACATCACAATCGGCTCAATCAACGTCATGCCAACCACTCCTCTCTCAAATCAGAACTGTcagaaaaattcaatatgttGAGGTCCAGTTCTAATTCGATTATGCGTATGTCCGGATCAGATCTGGAAGGACTTGCTGATGTATTAAAATCTGAAATTACTACTTCACTCTCAGCATTAGTTGACACGATCGTTACACGATTTGTTCATCAACGTCGTCTATTTAGCAAACAATCGGATTCAGTAGCTGCAGCTGCTGAACAACTTAACAAGGACTTGCTTATGGCATCCCAAATACTCgatcgcaagtcgccacgtacTAAAGTTGCAGATCGTTCTCATTCAAATGCCATCATCaacaataattcaaatattCCTAATTCAGCGGCAGGACAGCCTGTTGTCAGCGGAAATACTGTGAATGCTTCATCAGTCCAATCAG cggcagcaatatttcaGGCACCAAAGACACCACAGGGAATGAATCCGGTCGCTGCTGCTGCACTCTACAATTCTATGACCACCGGCGGCTCTAACCAAATGAACCCCTTCTGCATGCCAGAGGCTCGTGATgtacagcagcagcagcagcagcaacagcaacagcaacaacaacagcagcagcaacaacaacaacagcagcagcaacagcagcaacaacagctagAGCAAAACGAGGCCCTCAGCTTGGTTGTAACGCCAAAGAAGAAGCGACATAAGGTGACAGACACCCGAATAACACCACGGACAGTCAGTCGCATACTTGCCCAGGATGGCGTTGTACCTCCGAATTCAGTAACTGCCAACAGCATGTTAGACGGCGGCAGCAAGTTCGTTCCCATGGTTGGTCAacccaaccaacaacaacagcccaATACGAACCAAACGAATTGTAATGCGCCAATCGTTGGCAGCAATAGTGCCAACGTCACGCCAGTCAACGTGAATACTACCGGCAGTATCGGCAATATCGGCAATAATAATACGACGCCTGCACAAAGTCCTTCACCACGTGCTCAAGCGCCCACCTATCAtccgccgccaccaccaccacccatGTTGCCCGTGTCGTTGCCTACTTCTGTGGCAATTCCCAATCCATCGTTGCACGAGTCGCAAGTCTTCTCACCCTACAGTCCATTCTTCAATCCTCACCCGCCGCATGCGCCGCCACCACCCCCGCATGGTCCACACAGTGGTGCTCACAACACGCCAACAGCTGCCCAAATGCACCACATGAAGATGTCATCCAGCCCACCTGGCCTTGGCGGTCTAATAGACTCGCGCGAATCACCGCCACTGCCTCATCCGCCCTCCATGCTGCATCCTGCCCTATTAGCTGCTGCCCACCATGGCGGCTCTCCCGACTACAGCGCGCATCTACGTGCAGCCATGGATGCACAAGACCGCAATTCGGACTGTAATTCCGCTGATATGCAGTTTGATGGAATGCAGCCTACAATATCATTCCTGAAGCAGCAAATGAT CAAAAATAGCGACTCCTTGACTCCGCTGCACTCGTCAACACTAACACCAATGCACCTGCGCAAGGCGAAGTTGATGTTCTTCTGGGTCCGCTACCCCAGTTCAGCAGTACTGAAGATGTACTTCCCAGATATCAAATTCAACAAGAACAATACAGCACAATTGGTGAAATGGTTCTCGAATTTCCG